Proteins encoded in a region of the Macaca mulatta isolate MMU2019108-1 chromosome X, T2T-MMU8v2.0, whole genome shotgun sequence genome:
- the APOOL gene encoding MICOS complex subunit MIC27 isoform X2, whose amino-acid sequence MGKLTTMPAGLIYASVSVHAVKEEESKKQLVKPEQLPIYTAPPLQSKYVEEQPGHLQMGFASIRTATGCYIGWCKGVYVFVKNGIMDTVQFGKDAYVYLKNPPRDFLPKMAVITVSGLAGLVSARKGSKFKKITYPLGLATLGATVCYPVQSIIIAKVTGKKIYATSQQIFGAVKSLWKKSSKEESLPKHKEKTKLGSSVEIEVPAKTTDVLKHSVPLPTELSSEAKTKSESTSGATQFMPDPKLMDHGQSHPEDIDMYSTRS is encoded by the exons ATGGGAAAACTGACAACCATGCCTGCAGGTCTGATATATGCATCTGTAAGTGTACATGCAGTCAAAGAAGAGGAATCCAAAAAGCAGCTAGTGAAACCAGAGCAG CTCCCTATATATACTGCACCACCGCTTCAGTCTAAATATGTTGAAGAGCAGCCTGGTCATTTACAAATGGGTTTTGCTTCCATCCGGACTGCAACTGGTTGTTATATTGGCTGGTGCAAG gGTGTTTATGTCTTTGTGAAAAATGGGATAATGGATACAGTACAATTTGGAAAAG ATGCTTATGTCTATCTGAAGAATCCTCCTCGAGACTTTCTTCCGAAAATGGCAGTTATTACAGTTTCAGGATTGGCGGGCTTGGTTTCAGCGAGAAAAG gTTCCAAGTTTAAGAAAATTACTTATCCTCTGGGACTGGCCACTTTAGGAGCAACTGTTTGCTACCCAGTTCAGTCCATAATAATTGCTAAG gtAACAGGGAAAAAGATATATGCTACAAGCCAGCAAATTTTTGGAGCAGTTAAATCACTGTGGAAAAAAAGCAGCAAAGAAGAGTCACTCcctaaacataaagaaaaaactaag CTAGGATCCTCTGTCGAAATAGAAGTACCTGCAAAAACAACTGACGTCTTGAAACACTCAGTGCCCTTGCCAACAGAACTCAGCTCTGAAGCGAAGACCAAATCAGAATCCACTTCAG GTGCAACACAGTTTATGCCTGACCCCAAGCTCATGGATCACGGGCAGTCCCACCCAGAAGATATAGATATGTACAGCACTAGAAGCTGA
- the APOOL gene encoding MICOS complex subunit MIC27 isoform X1, translated as MAAIRMGKLTTMPAGLIYASVSVHAVKEEESKKQLVKPEQLPIYTAPPLQSKYVEEQPGHLQMGFASIRTATGCYIGWCKGVYVFVKNGIMDTVQFGKDAYVYLKNPPRDFLPKMAVITVSGLAGLVSARKGSKFKKITYPLGLATLGATVCYPVQSIIIAKVTGKKIYATSQQIFGAVKSLWKKSSKEESLPKHKEKTKLGSSVEIEVPAKTTDVLKHSVPLPTELSSEAKTKSESTSGATQFMPDPKLMDHGQSHPEDIDMYSTRS; from the exons ATGGGAAAACTGACAACCATGCCTGCAGGTCTGATATATGCATCTGTAAGTGTACATGCAGTCAAAGAAGAGGAATCCAAAAAGCAGCTAGTGAAACCAGAGCAG CTCCCTATATATACTGCACCACCGCTTCAGTCTAAATATGTTGAAGAGCAGCCTGGTCATTTACAAATGGGTTTTGCTTCCATCCGGACTGCAACTGGTTGTTATATTGGCTGGTGCAAG gGTGTTTATGTCTTTGTGAAAAATGGGATAATGGATACAGTACAATTTGGAAAAG ATGCTTATGTCTATCTGAAGAATCCTCCTCGAGACTTTCTTCCGAAAATGGCAGTTATTACAGTTTCAGGATTGGCGGGCTTGGTTTCAGCGAGAAAAG gTTCCAAGTTTAAGAAAATTACTTATCCTCTGGGACTGGCCACTTTAGGAGCAACTGTTTGCTACCCAGTTCAGTCCATAATAATTGCTAAG gtAACAGGGAAAAAGATATATGCTACAAGCCAGCAAATTTTTGGAGCAGTTAAATCACTGTGGAAAAAAAGCAGCAAAGAAGAGTCACTCcctaaacataaagaaaaaactaag CTAGGATCCTCTGTCGAAATAGAAGTACCTGCAAAAACAACTGACGTCTTGAAACACTCAGTGCCCTTGCCAACAGAACTCAGCTCTGAAGCGAAGACCAAATCAGAATCCACTTCAG GTGCAACACAGTTTATGCCTGACCCCAAGCTCATGGATCACGGGCAGTCCCACCCAGAAGATATAGATATGTACAGCACTAGAAGCTGA